Below is a genomic region from Methanofollis sp. UBA420.
ATGATCTGCACGCTTGTCGTCGAGTCCAGATTGCCGGTCGGTTCGTCGCAAAGGAGGATCGCCGGGTCATTGATGAGGGACCGGGCGATCGCCACCCGCTGCTGCTGCCCGCCCGAGAGTTCGTTCGGGGTATGGGTGGCATGACCCGCGTCGATCCCCACGCGTTCCAAGAGAGCAGCGGCCCTCCCGCCGTCGTCACGCCGCCGGTTTTTGATAATATAAGGGTATTCCACATTTTCCTGCGCCGAAAGGACCGGGATGAGGTTGAATTTCTGGAAGATGAACCCGATGGAGTCCCGCCGCAGTTCGGTGAGGGCATCGTCGGAGAGGGCCTTCGTGTTCACTCCGTCGATGATGACGTCCCCGGCGGTCGGGGTGTCAAGACAGCCGATCTGGTTCAGGAGAGTCGACTTGCCCGAACCCGACGGCCCCATGATCGCCACGAAGTCCCCCTTCGGTATCGAAAGGGAGACATGGTCGAGAGATGTGACATCTCCCGCGGCCAGGGGATAGATCTTCGTGACGTCCCTGAGGCTGATGACCGCCTCCTCGTCCATCATGGCCTCCGTGAGTTCCTCAGGTCGTCGATCAGACCGGTCTTCTTCACGATCAGTCCGCAGGCGAGGACGGCGAGAACGCCGAGGATGGCGATGACAGGCAGGGGGAGACCGCTGGCATCGGCTTCCGCACCCGTGGGGGCCTTTTTCTGGACGTATCCTCCCGCTTTGTCAAGCGAAACGGTGGTCGACTGCGTGTACAGGGTGCCGTCCGCGTCCCTGAACGAGATCAGCAGGGGGATCTGGGTGGCGTTCTCGACACGGCAGTTGAGGTCGAAACTGGAGAGGTCATCGGCCTCAAGGCTGCCAAGGACATATTCGGGGTACGGGTTCTCGGGCACGGCCGGGTTGCCGGTGGTGACGACGACACCCCGCGCGGTGGTGAGACCGGCATTGGTGACATCGCCGCTGATCGAGTACGAACCAAACCCGCCCTTCACCTCGATGTTATTCACG
It encodes:
- a CDS encoding ABC transporter ATP-binding protein, which gives rise to MDEEAVISLRDVTKIYPLAAGDVTSLDHVSLSIPKGDFVAIMGPSGSGKSTLLNQIGCLDTPTAGDVIIDGVNTKALSDDALTELRRDSIGFIFQKFNLIPVLSAQENVEYPYIIKNRRRDDGGRAAALLERVGIDAGHATHTPNELSGGQQQRVAIARSLINDPAILLCDEPTGNLDSTTSVQIMELLTELNQGGKTVVMVTHDPSTATYANRVIRIRDGRIEES